Proteins co-encoded in one Synechococcus elongatus PCC 6301 genomic window:
- the nagA gene encoding N-acetylglucosamine-6-phosphate deacetylase, which yields MMTAAPTLLTNIRIPGCAEVQRLWLDAAGIVQSIEPMSQTFDRLPPPQLRMIDLQGDWLSLGGIDLQINGALGLAFPEVQASDRNRLLAICRRLWEQGVDAFTPTLVTSSIAQFRQAIEAIADFVAQPLPPRHAKILGLHLEGPCLAESKRGAHPQEHLQPLTVEVLSEICGDHLAQIRIVTLAPELDPTGEAIAWLRQQGVIVSLGHSQATAEQAQVAFQQGATMVTHAFNAMPPLHHRQPGLLGAALTTDTVFAGLIADGQHIDPIMLKLLLRAGEGDRRLFLVSDALAPLGLPDGQYPWDERQITVTAGTCRLEDGTLAGTTLPLLAGVQNLVRWQVCEPETAIMLATLAPLRALGVDWSDPRLLYLSRPVCQLLRWHQSDTGELTWQRLCENDELPTPTSI from the coding sequence ATGATGACCGCTGCTCCTACCCTGCTGACGAATATTCGCATTCCGGGCTGTGCAGAGGTTCAGCGTCTCTGGCTTGATGCTGCCGGTATTGTGCAGTCGATTGAGCCGATGTCGCAAACCTTCGATCGCCTGCCGCCTCCCCAACTGCGAATGATTGACCTGCAGGGCGACTGGCTCTCTCTGGGCGGCATTGACCTGCAAATCAATGGGGCACTGGGGCTGGCCTTTCCTGAAGTGCAAGCCAGCGATCGCAATCGCCTCTTAGCCATTTGCCGCCGGCTCTGGGAACAGGGTGTTGATGCTTTTACCCCAACCTTAGTCACCAGCTCGATCGCACAGTTTCGGCAGGCCATTGAGGCAATCGCGGACTTCGTGGCGCAGCCCTTGCCACCCCGCCACGCCAAAATTTTGGGACTCCATCTGGAAGGGCCTTGCCTTGCAGAATCTAAGCGCGGCGCTCACCCACAGGAGCATTTGCAACCGCTGACGGTCGAAGTTCTATCGGAGATCTGTGGCGATCACTTGGCGCAAATTCGGATTGTCACCCTCGCACCGGAGTTGGATCCCACAGGGGAAGCGATCGCTTGGCTGCGTCAGCAGGGTGTGATTGTCAGCTTGGGGCATTCCCAAGCCACAGCAGAGCAGGCCCAAGTCGCTTTTCAGCAGGGCGCAACCATGGTAACCCACGCCTTTAATGCCATGCCGCCCTTGCATCATCGTCAGCCCGGGCTGTTGGGCGCAGCATTGACTACGGACACCGTGTTTGCGGGATTGATTGCGGATGGTCAGCACATCGATCCAATTATGCTGAAATTGTTGCTGCGAGCCGGTGAGGGCGATCGCCGATTGTTTCTGGTCAGCGATGCCTTAGCTCCCTTGGGCTTACCCGACGGTCAGTATCCCTGGGACGAACGACAAATCACAGTCACCGCCGGCACTTGTCGACTCGAAGATGGCACCCTCGCCGGCACCACCCTGCCGCTACTGGCAGGGGTTCAAAATTTGGTGCGCTGGCAGGTCTGTGAACCGGAAACCGCGATCATGCTGGCGACCCTAGCACCTCTGCGGGCCTTGGGGGTGGATTGGTCGGATCCGCGTCTTCTCTATTTGTCCCGTCCCGTCTGTCAGCTGCTGCGCTGGCACCAGTCCGACACGGGAGAACTGACTTGGCAGAGGCTCTGCGAAAACGACGAATTACCGACTCCTACGTCGATCTAG
- the bchM gene encoding magnesium protoporphyrin IX methyltransferase: MTALDDKTIVRDYFNATGFDRWSRIYGDGEVNFVQKNIRIGHQRTVDTVLSWLEADGNLSDRSFCDAGCGVGSLSLPLAQRGAQAVYASDISAKMVEEARERASQIPNLNNIQLEVSDLASLSGRYDTVICLDVLIHYPESDAAAMLSHLCSLAEQRVLVSFAPKSPVLNVLKRIGQFFPGASKTTRAYQHSETAIAAALAANGFQVQRRAFNKAPFYFSLLLEAVRTA; the protein is encoded by the coding sequence ATGACAGCCCTCGACGACAAAACTATCGTTCGTGACTATTTCAACGCCACGGGCTTCGATCGCTGGAGCCGGATCTATGGCGATGGCGAGGTCAATTTCGTCCAGAAGAACATCCGCATTGGTCACCAGCGCACCGTCGACACCGTGCTGAGTTGGCTGGAAGCCGATGGCAATCTGAGCGATCGCAGCTTTTGTGATGCCGGCTGCGGTGTCGGCAGCCTCAGCTTACCCCTAGCACAGCGGGGGGCACAGGCCGTTTATGCCAGCGACATCTCCGCCAAGATGGTGGAAGAGGCTCGCGAGCGGGCCAGTCAGATCCCCAATTTGAACAACATTCAGCTCGAAGTTTCGGACCTTGCTTCTCTGAGCGGTCGCTACGACACCGTCATCTGTTTGGATGTGTTGATTCACTATCCAGAATCCGACGCGGCGGCCATGTTGAGCCATCTTTGCAGCTTAGCTGAGCAACGGGTTTTGGTGAGCTTCGCGCCCAAATCCCCTGTCTTGAATGTGCTCAAGCGCATTGGACAGTTCTTCCCGGGGGCCAGCAAAACGACCCGCGCATATCAGCACAGTGAAACCGCGATCGCAGCAGCCTTAGCGGCGAATGGCTTCCAAGTGCAACGTCGGGCCTTCAACAAAGCACCCTTCTATTTCTCACTTCTGCTCGAAGCTGTCCGAACTGCCTAA
- a CDS encoding competence protein CoiA: MPFKAKDQQGSIVLATDFKSVLEIRKNFPKGRLFCPFCQTLMFPRKRQNTSLHFVHTHPCTTVMEHHPESPEHLQGKLEISKYFQEVYKGMIDAQEAFIEIEHPISEAGKNGRIADVAVVFSTGYRIIGECQLAKIEAADIYQRTQDYYSISADVLWFLGGAADTPENRQAAVDLDVFAGTINFTYST; the protein is encoded by the coding sequence ATGCCTTTCAAAGCAAAAGATCAACAGGGTAGCATAGTCCTTGCGACAGATTTTAAGTCAGTCCTTGAAATCAGAAAAAATTTTCCCAAAGGAAGACTTTTTTGTCCTTTCTGTCAAACATTAATGTTTCCCAGAAAGAGACAAAATACCTCATTGCACTTTGTTCATACTCATCCTTGCACCACAGTAATGGAACATCATCCGGAATCTCCAGAGCACTTGCAAGGAAAGTTGGAAATCAGTAAGTACTTTCAAGAAGTTTATAAGGGGATGATTGATGCCCAAGAAGCGTTTATTGAAATTGAACATCCAATTTCAGAAGCTGGAAAGAATGGTCGAATTGCAGATGTTGCAGTCGTTTTCTCGACGGGCTATCGAATTATTGGTGAATGTCAACTTGCCAAAATTGAAGCTGCAGATATCTATCAACGAACCCAAGACTACTACAGTATCTCTGCAGATGTTTTATGGTTCCTTGGTGGTGCTGCAGATACCCCAGAAAACCGCCAAGCTGCAGTTGATCTCGATGTCTTTGCCGGTACGATCAACTTTACCTACTCCACGTAG
- a CDS encoding DUF2281 domain-containing protein, whose product MTATEKLYQLIQTIPEEEINEILHFAVFL is encoded by the coding sequence ATGACTGCTACTGAAAAGCTCTATCAGCTGATCCAGACAATACCTGAAGAGGAGATCAATGAAATCCTGCACTTTGCAGTGTTTCTTTAG
- a CDS encoding TIGR03943 family putative permease subunit — protein sequence MVLRRLTSVALLPWLDCLSLAAWGGLLLLYWLRGDLNLLIHPAYQALTVFTAIAFLGMAIARGWQLKSQRPFPQASHSALLPRRLSIGLLLLVAVAGFIIPPRVFANDLARDRDLADLTGYSRSRPQAFRSSQRPEERTITDWVRTLNVYPEPSAYVGQRVNVTGFAMHPPELPSNYLLVARFTLTCCAADAYPLGLPVRLPAGDRQSYPVDQWLSVQGVMQAETVAGKKQVVIAARQVQPISPPSNPYDS from the coding sequence ATGGTTCTTCGGCGTCTGACTTCTGTTGCGCTCTTGCCTTGGCTAGACTGCCTGAGCCTGGCGGCTTGGGGGGGACTGCTGCTGCTCTATTGGCTGCGGGGCGACCTCAATCTTTTAATTCACCCGGCCTACCAAGCTCTGACAGTGTTTACAGCGATCGCATTTTTGGGGATGGCGATCGCGCGGGGCTGGCAACTGAAATCCCAGCGCCCTTTCCCGCAGGCGTCCCATTCGGCCCTGTTGCCCCGTCGGCTGAGTATTGGTCTGCTGTTGCTGGTGGCGGTCGCCGGCTTTATCATTCCGCCGCGGGTGTTTGCCAATGATCTGGCACGCGATCGCGACCTCGCAGACTTAACGGGCTATAGCCGCAGTCGACCGCAGGCGTTTCGCAGCAGCCAGCGGCCGGAGGAACGGACAATTACCGACTGGGTGCGCACCCTCAATGTCTATCCAGAGCCGTCGGCCTATGTCGGCCAGCGGGTGAACGTGACTGGCTTTGCCATGCATCCACCTGAACTGCCGAGTAACTATCTTTTGGTTGCTCGCTTTACCCTGACTTGTTGTGCCGCCGATGCCTATCCCTTGGGACTTCCTGTGCGGCTTCCCGCAGGCGATCGCCAGTCCTATCCCGTCGATCAATGGTTGTCGGTGCAGGGCGTGATGCAAGCGGAGACTGTAGCGGGCAAAAAGCAAGTCGTGATTGCGGCCCGGCAAGTCCAACCGATCAGCCCACCCAGTAATCCCTACGACAGCTAA
- a CDS encoding permease produces the protein MTRFYNAFTLFLSLLVEALPFLLLGVFLSSLLLCFTNEKALLRILPKNPLGGALAGSLVGFLFPACECGNVPVTRRLILQGAPPAVAMGFLLAAPVINPIVIWSTWVAFRDQPEIVVLRVLFTMIIATLVGWVFSAQKDLRPILQRRTADLLELTCPRPTNDQPALLQRGTFFLGQGSQPAASIALESAIVSELAVPAGLWPKLSLALDNTLQELRDLGGVLILGSAVAALIQTFAPRELILSLGQGPVTSVIAMLVLGTVVSICSTVDAFFALAFASVFTSGALLAFLVLGPMVDLKGIGMLLTVFRPRAVIYLFGLTTVMTFLLCLAVNFYLN, from the coding sequence ATGACCCGTTTCTACAACGCCTTTACCCTGTTCCTGAGTTTGTTGGTAGAGGCTTTACCGTTTTTGTTGCTGGGGGTCTTTCTCTCAAGTTTGCTGCTCTGTTTTACCAACGAGAAAGCCCTGCTGCGGATTTTGCCTAAGAATCCTTTGGGGGGGGCTTTAGCGGGCAGTCTTGTCGGATTCCTCTTTCCGGCTTGTGAGTGTGGCAATGTCCCTGTGACTCGCCGCCTCATTCTTCAAGGAGCTCCGCCGGCGGTCGCGATGGGTTTTTTGCTCGCAGCACCGGTGATTAACCCGATTGTGATTTGGTCAACGTGGGTGGCCTTTCGCGATCAGCCCGAAATTGTGGTGTTGCGGGTTTTGTTCACGATGATTATTGCCACGTTGGTGGGTTGGGTGTTCAGTGCCCAAAAGGATTTGCGTCCCATTCTGCAGCGCCGCACCGCAGACTTATTGGAGTTGACTTGTCCGCGTCCCACTAATGACCAACCGGCCTTGCTCCAGCGCGGTACCTTCTTTTTGGGGCAGGGCAGTCAGCCTGCGGCCTCGATCGCGTTGGAAAGTGCGATCGTCAGTGAACTAGCGGTTCCGGCTGGCTTGTGGCCAAAGCTAAGCCTCGCCTTGGACAACACGCTGCAGGAACTGCGTGATCTAGGGGGCGTTCTGATTTTGGGGAGTGCCGTTGCTGCCCTGATTCAGACCTTTGCACCCCGCGAGTTAATCCTGAGCCTCGGGCAAGGCCCTGTCACTTCGGTGATCGCCATGCTGGTGCTGGGAACGGTGGTTTCGATCTGCTCGACGGTAGATGCTTTTTTTGCCCTTGCTTTCGCAAGCGTCTTTACGAGTGGTGCGCTTTTAGCCTTTCTCGTGCTGGGTCCAATGGTCGACCTCAAGGGCATTGGTATGCTGCTGACGGTGTTTCGCCCGAGGGCAGTGATCTATCTCTTTGGACTTACGACGGTGATGACCTTTTTGCTCTGCCTCGCAGTCAACTTTTACTTGAATTGA
- a CDS encoding protelomerase family protein encodes MNDQQLENQFKTIVNTICDAWGEYWNKSDAGAKKRACQYCASIVKSWVDNSVDDITLTRYQSTLRNQVRQELAARGWIWFPSSPELNRSSYWEQLTPHSNVNRIPITDEPCTWLTTYVQSLGTARDVVRASSLPTQELGPLEEPQPRIPVPPSVCQFLVAKAVSTLKEYLGQQSHRQTVASLRIPPLTEASSPDPQALNPVMTMVPRIQLTYDAAIAIVVLTGRRPFLEVLRDARFQASDDGCLLIHGMRQGDDPQIKTYKIRPLADPQLIAQAHVKILTDLIALAPWHSPQVHLDVLKQQAGASMTAAIQQYLPCLRPVIRQGFSIGTLAPIDGRIWYAQIAFQRWRQATNKVMDEASFIKKVLIHNAATDPLNTLHGDRLSHRWTAVDSEDLSVFLPSLT; translated from the coding sequence ATGAATGATCAGCAGCTTGAAAATCAGTTTAAGACTATTGTCAATACTATTTGTGATGCCTGGGGAGAATACTGGAATAAAAGCGATGCCGGCGCCAAGAAACGAGCCTGTCAATACTGCGCAAGCATCGTCAAAAGCTGGGTTGACAACAGTGTTGATGACATCACACTAACTCGCTACCAGAGCACGCTCCGCAATCAAGTCAGACAGGAACTAGCGGCCCGAGGCTGGATTTGGTTCCCCAGCAGCCCTGAACTCAATCGTTCGAGCTATTGGGAACAGCTGACCCCGCACTCGAATGTCAATCGCATTCCCATTACCGATGAACCCTGCACTTGGCTGACCACCTATGTCCAGTCTTTGGGGACAGCGCGGGACGTTGTTCGGGCGAGCTCTCTGCCGACTCAGGAGCTAGGGCCTCTCGAAGAACCTCAACCCCGCATTCCAGTGCCGCCCTCTGTTTGTCAGTTTCTGGTGGCCAAAGCGGTTTCTACCCTGAAGGAGTACCTAGGCCAGCAATCGCATCGCCAGACGGTGGCTTCACTGCGCATTCCTCCTCTGACAGAGGCTAGCAGTCCTGATCCGCAGGCCTTGAACCCAGTGATGACAATGGTGCCGAGGATTCAGCTGACCTACGATGCCGCGATCGCGATCGTGGTTCTAACGGGGCGACGTCCTTTTCTGGAAGTGCTGCGGGATGCTCGATTCCAAGCCAGTGACGATGGCTGCTTGCTGATTCATGGGATGCGTCAGGGGGACGATCCCCAGATCAAAACCTACAAAATCAGACCGCTTGCCGATCCGCAGCTGATTGCCCAAGCCCATGTCAAAATTCTGACGGATTTGATTGCCCTCGCGCCTTGGCATAGCCCCCAAGTCCACTTAGACGTCCTCAAGCAGCAGGCGGGCGCTTCCATGACTGCTGCGATTCAACAGTATTTGCCATGCCTGCGACCCGTGATCCGTCAAGGCTTTTCGATTGGGACACTGGCTCCGATCGATGGGCGGATTTGGTATGCCCAGATCGCCTTCCAACGTTGGCGGCAAGCAACAAACAAAGTGATGGATGAAGCATCCTTCATCAAGAAAGTGCTGATTCACAATGCCGCCACGGATCCTTTAAATACACTCCACGGCGATCGCTTGAGTCATCGCTGGACTGCAGTGGATTCAGAGGATCTCTCGGTGTTTCTGCCCTCGTTAACCTAG